One window from the genome of Sulfodiicoccus acidiphilus encodes:
- a CDS encoding rhodanese-like domain-containing protein, producing MVVENTYTPYYNHIVYSYPSDVRRLWKQGKVLMLDIRTPQEYVAHHVPGSVLIPMDYLEELSHYFSDKEVAVICEHGNRAYYATFGMPHLYRRRAYYLAGGLQAWMYMGYEVVRGLDEGAKVWKELLNSQSVRSRA from the coding sequence ATGGTAGTGGAGAACACGTACACGCCATACTACAACCACATCGTGTATTCTTACCCCTCGGACGTGAGGAGGTTGTGGAAGCAAGGAAAGGTCCTCATGTTGGACATAAGGACTCCACAGGAGTACGTAGCGCACCACGTTCCAGGTTCGGTTCTAATTCCCATGGACTACTTGGAGGAGCTATCGCACTATTTCTCTGATAAGGAAGTGGCCGTGATCTGCGAACACGGTAACAGGGCCTACTACGCTACCTTCGGCATGCCACACCTTTACAGACGCAGAGCCTACTACCTCGCAGGCGGACTCCAGGCGTGGATGTACATGGGTTACGAAGTAGTGAGGGGACTCGACGAAGGAGCTAAGGTGTGGAAGGAGTTGTTAAATTCCCAGAGCGTGAGGTCTAGAGCCTAG
- a CDS encoding class I SAM-dependent methyltransferase, whose protein sequence is MHRHNEEEMAKILLSPERRKFEDPELFLPSLLRGGEVIAELGCGPGYYCRYLVKYASTLYCVDRSAKFVHMVSDLSPKVVALNEDSSRTSIPSASVDVVFLANSFHDMDREAAYKEVLRILRSGGKVIVVDWRRDSPVGPPQAIRMSKEDYLRHFRDLKLEREFEVGPYHYGLVFVKTM, encoded by the coding sequence ATGCATAGACACAACGAAGAGGAGATGGCCAAGATCTTGCTGAGCCCGGAGAGGAGGAAGTTCGAGGATCCGGAGCTCTTCCTCCCCTCCCTGCTTCGAGGAGGGGAGGTGATAGCAGAGTTGGGCTGCGGCCCAGGGTACTACTGCAGGTACCTAGTGAAATACGCCTCTACCCTTTACTGTGTGGACAGGAGTGCTAAGTTCGTCCACATGGTGAGCGACTTGTCCCCCAAGGTTGTAGCACTAAACGAGGATTCCTCGAGGACGTCCATCCCTTCCGCCTCTGTGGACGTAGTATTCCTAGCTAACTCCTTCCACGACATGGACAGGGAGGCCGCATACAAGGAGGTGCTCAGGATCCTGAGGTCTGGGGGAAAGGTGATCGTGGTGGACTGGAGGAGGGACTCTCCCGTGGGGCCGCCTCAGGCCATCAGGATGTCCAAAGAAGACTACCTCAGACACTTCAGGGATCTGAAGTTGGAGAGGGAGTTCGAGGTGGGCCCGTACCACTACGGGCTGGTCTTCGTCAAAACGATGTAG
- a CDS encoding acyl-CoA dehydrogenase family protein, translating into MTLPFSPQDFKVELREEHELLRQSVRELCESRVRPYVEKGEREMAIPPEVRKAVVDAGLMGLNIKPDYGGQGGDLLSQAIVTEEISRVWPSLSTHVFIHWLFSTTLQLFASERLRSEHLPEVASGRAVVAFANTEPSGGSDVAGMRTTARKVGSHYVINGRKTFVTNGGIADRLLVTARTSQGERRWMGISMFLASREHGFKVEGRIETSGVRASNTAQLLFEDVRVPEGNLVGEEGNGFKQTMLAFDYSRVSVAAQGVGLAQAALEASLSYSSQREAFGQPVASFQMVQERLADAMAEVAAARLLTYFAASLLDRGNLQDGVVAASMAKFYATEVAERAASRAIEVHGGYGVSTPVERLLRDSQILKTYEGTNMIQRLTVVRQVMKSKFGVNVR; encoded by the coding sequence ATGACCTTACCGTTTTCTCCTCAGGACTTCAAGGTGGAGTTGAGGGAGGAGCACGAGTTACTCAGGCAGTCGGTCAGGGAACTGTGCGAGAGCAGGGTCAGGCCCTACGTGGAAAAGGGGGAGAGGGAGATGGCGATACCGCCGGAGGTAAGGAAGGCGGTAGTGGACGCTGGCCTAATGGGACTGAACATTAAGCCCGATTACGGGGGACAGGGAGGGGACCTGTTGTCTCAGGCCATAGTGACGGAGGAAATCAGTCGCGTCTGGCCGTCGCTCTCGACCCACGTCTTCATTCACTGGCTCTTCAGTACCACCCTTCAGCTCTTCGCCTCCGAGAGGCTTCGCTCCGAGCACTTGCCCGAGGTCGCCTCCGGGAGGGCGGTGGTGGCCTTCGCCAACACCGAGCCCTCCGGGGGCTCCGACGTCGCGGGGATGAGGACCACCGCCAGGAAGGTCGGGTCGCACTACGTGATAAACGGGAGGAAGACCTTCGTCACGAACGGGGGGATTGCGGACAGGCTCCTCGTCACAGCCAGGACCTCCCAGGGGGAGAGGAGGTGGATGGGGATATCCATGTTCCTCGCCTCGAGGGAGCACGGTTTCAAGGTGGAGGGGAGGATAGAGACTTCAGGCGTCAGGGCGTCAAACACGGCCCAGCTCCTCTTCGAGGACGTGCGGGTCCCGGAGGGGAACCTGGTGGGGGAGGAGGGGAACGGCTTCAAGCAGACCATGCTCGCGTTCGACTACAGCAGGGTCTCGGTGGCCGCCCAGGGGGTGGGCCTCGCCCAGGCGGCCCTGGAGGCCTCCCTCTCCTACTCCTCCCAGAGGGAGGCCTTCGGCCAGCCCGTGGCCTCCTTCCAGATGGTCCAGGAGAGGTTGGCCGACGCGATGGCGGAGGTGGCCGCGGCGAGGCTGCTCACCTACTTCGCCGCCTCCCTCCTCGACAGGGGGAACCTCCAGGACGGGGTGGTGGCGGCGTCCATGGCGAAGTTCTACGCCACGGAGGTCGCGGAGAGGGCGGCGAGCAGGGCGATCGAGGTGCACGGGGGGTACGGGGTCTCCACGCCGGTGGAGAGGTTGCTGAGGGACTCCCAGATCCTGAAGACCTACGAGGGAACCAACATGATTCAGAGGTTGACAGTAGTTAGGCAAGTTATGAAGAGCAAGTTCGGGGTCAATGTCAGGTGA
- a CDS encoding MazG nucleotide pyrophosphohydrolase domain-containing protein: MEIRELQGRLREMYYEKDEVRGVFATFTWLVEEVGELAEALLEGDEAQVEEELADVVAWTFSIASLKGVDVEDALRRKYGL, from the coding sequence GTGGAAATAAGGGAACTTCAAGGTAGGCTAAGAGAGATGTACTACGAGAAGGACGAAGTCAGGGGAGTTTTCGCCACATTCACATGGCTTGTTGAGGAGGTCGGAGAATTGGCGGAGGCGCTATTGGAAGGTGACGAGGCACAAGTTGAGGAGGAGTTGGCGGACGTTGTGGCGTGGACCTTCTCAATAGCTTCCTTGAAGGGTGTGGACGTAGAGGATGCGTTGAGACGTAAGTATGGGCTGTGA
- a CDS encoding MFS transporter — protein sequence MKVGSMFYLNASRVCRSAAAGIIMIVYPYLMLKGLHVSVVFLGLIYTAAALATALLGVALGYATDLWGRKESLILGSILLPISSALLLFGINVPLTVAAALLGGISSTGSMAGGGVGGAVAPVQSSIIADLTKREERTVYISLLSFIGNLAASAGFVIGGFMTVEEALYGATVLGILSVLLVLPMDLPKIRASSFKLKHGGVVGKFSITGLLNGLSQGLVTPFLIPFFIVAYDLSRSQMGIYGTIGSLLATFTLLVAPRLERWLGFLGTVYVTRGATVLMMGVFPFVRVLWGSLLIYVLYPSLRVVSIPVTQSAMMGMVDADERGRINGLNQSSRLGFSALGTAVATPFFDGSLLYLPFLAYSVTMAFNVYLYRKFFRVGAGVKSREAHVQE from the coding sequence ATGAAGGTAGGCTCGATGTTTTACCTGAACGCGTCTAGGGTCTGTAGGAGCGCGGCCGCGGGAATAATAATGATAGTTTACCCGTATCTCATGCTTAAGGGCCTTCACGTCAGCGTAGTATTCCTAGGGCTGATCTACACCGCTGCGGCGCTCGCTACTGCCCTTCTAGGAGTTGCGTTAGGTTACGCCACTGACCTGTGGGGAAGGAAGGAGTCCCTAATCCTGGGTTCAATCCTTCTTCCGATCTCCTCGGCCCTACTACTCTTCGGTATAAACGTCCCGTTGACCGTGGCCGCGGCACTATTGGGTGGTATAAGCTCCACCGGCTCGATGGCAGGAGGAGGGGTGGGAGGTGCGGTGGCCCCGGTCCAGAGCTCAATCATAGCTGACCTCACTAAGAGGGAGGAGAGGACGGTTTACATAAGCCTCCTTTCGTTCATAGGAAATTTGGCCGCGTCGGCTGGCTTCGTGATAGGTGGGTTTATGACGGTGGAAGAGGCGCTCTACGGAGCCACGGTGCTTGGGATCCTCTCGGTACTTCTGGTCCTCCCAATGGATCTCCCGAAGATCAGGGCATCCTCCTTCAAGCTGAAGCACGGTGGAGTGGTAGGGAAATTCTCGATAACCGGACTCCTCAACGGCCTCTCTCAGGGTCTCGTTACTCCCTTCCTCATCCCGTTCTTCATTGTGGCCTACGACTTGAGTAGGAGCCAGATGGGGATCTACGGTACCATTGGAAGCCTGTTAGCCACATTCACCTTGTTGGTGGCTCCCCGCCTCGAGAGGTGGCTCGGCTTCCTCGGAACAGTGTACGTAACTCGAGGAGCCACTGTGTTGATGATGGGCGTTTTTCCCTTCGTGAGGGTCCTCTGGGGGTCCCTGCTCATCTACGTGTTGTACCCCTCCTTAAGGGTGGTGTCGATACCCGTGACTCAGAGCGCAATGATGGGAATGGTAGACGCCGACGAACGAGGGAGGATAAACGGGCTGAACCAGTCCTCTAGGTTGGGGTTCAGCGCCTTGGGAACAGCAGTCGCTACCCCGTTCTTCGACGGATCGCTCCTCTACCTCCCGTTCCTGGCCTACTCAGTTACTATGGCCTTTAACGTCTACCTCTACCGTAAGTTCTTCAGGGTGGGGGCAGGCGTTAAATCTCGGGAGGCCCACGTTCAGGAGTGA
- a CDS encoding SLC13 family permease gives MNLIGVGVVVLTFALIAARRLRVPPWASMLLGGVLMVALGVETFQQALEAVDLDVVLFLFSLFSLVSALEVSGFLRFLAFKLVSSSKDPGRLLLYTLVFSSLLACVVTNDGVASSWTPVVLDAARFGGVDSVPLMYSLAFGVTIGSTMMPTGNPQNLLIALNSGLPDPFVTFLRVLFLPTMINVMVTYLFLRLIFRRKGGIVKLEEVKVEDKFTAYLALVLLIATFSAYFVLEFVSSPGLNYVSASLLSASLLYLLSGKRRQVVRNLDWSTIVFFVGLFMFTRGVLNSGVVNAVFNLFPSPASIPSIMVISVLLSQVVSNVPLVALYIPVIASLHPGAQQWIALAVGSTIAGNVTLLGAASNVIISEGAEARGERGFDFLQFMKYGVPLTLVNLAVYYPFLVLKL, from the coding sequence GTGAACCTGATAGGCGTCGGGGTGGTGGTCCTCACTTTCGCGCTCATTGCGGCCAGGAGGCTCCGGGTTCCACCGTGGGCCTCCATGCTCCTCGGAGGGGTACTGATGGTCGCACTGGGTGTGGAGACCTTCCAGCAGGCCCTGGAGGCGGTGGATCTCGACGTAGTCCTCTTTCTCTTCTCCCTCTTCTCCCTAGTCTCGGCGCTTGAGGTCTCCGGTTTCCTGAGGTTCCTAGCCTTCAAGTTAGTCTCCTCCTCCAAGGACCCGGGGAGGCTGCTTCTCTACACGCTCGTCTTCTCTTCCCTCTTGGCCTGTGTGGTGACCAACGACGGGGTGGCCTCAAGCTGGACCCCAGTCGTGCTCGACGCGGCGAGGTTCGGTGGGGTCGATTCCGTTCCGTTAATGTACTCCCTAGCCTTCGGGGTCACCATAGGTAGTACAATGATGCCCACAGGCAACCCCCAGAACCTCCTCATAGCTCTCAACTCAGGCCTCCCAGACCCCTTCGTAACCTTCCTCAGAGTCCTGTTCCTTCCTACCATGATCAACGTTATGGTCACTTACCTCTTCCTGAGGCTAATCTTCAGGAGGAAGGGCGGAATTGTTAAACTGGAGGAAGTGAAGGTGGAAGACAAGTTCACGGCCTATCTCGCCCTAGTTCTACTCATAGCTACCTTCTCAGCCTACTTCGTATTGGAGTTCGTCTCGTCCCCTGGACTGAACTACGTCTCCGCCTCCCTACTCTCCGCCTCCCTCCTCTACCTCTTGAGTGGAAAGCGGAGGCAGGTCGTGAGGAACTTGGACTGGTCGACCATCGTGTTCTTCGTGGGGCTCTTCATGTTCACTCGAGGAGTACTCAACTCGGGCGTAGTGAACGCGGTGTTCAACCTCTTCCCGTCTCCAGCCTCGATCCCATCAATAATGGTCATAAGTGTCCTCCTCAGCCAGGTGGTGAGCAACGTTCCGCTTGTCGCGCTTTACATCCCCGTTATAGCTTCCCTCCACCCGGGGGCTCAGCAGTGGATAGCCCTGGCCGTCGGAAGCACGATAGCCGGCAACGTCACTCTCTTGGGGGCCGCGAGTAACGTCATAATATCCGAGGGAGCAGAGGCGCGGGGAGAGAGGGGGTTCGACTTCCTCCAGTTCATGAAGTACGGCGTTCCCCTGACGCTAGTCAACTTGGCCGTCTACTACCCGTTCTTGGTGCTCAAACTCTAA
- a CDS encoding potassium channel family protein, producing the protein MNAWDKFVFRLMENLAAPYSILSRVLPQVVVLVVIVYISSSVYVYYQHLDWISAVYAGVSLVTTIGLYSPDLNSMPVTEKVVLIAIMATSVATYASVFTGVVSVVSKRYLWVDARGRWRGSHLKGHVVIVGNSMEILEAARKLDSLGEEYVVLTNDQELASRLGRDDVIIGDPTRDEDLRAAGVQSAKSAVVMMTEDNESLLVTLRIQKLNPPLRVVVGVKEDTMKDVFETAGADLVFSIRRMAGRIMASAAVSGNVGGYMLDASGLGEMSIGVFYVERGSKMDGSPLSKVPEGVIPILIVRDGKLNPYFTKETEVRAGDTLVVLGDPKNFPRVKEATRGG; encoded by the coding sequence GTGAATGCCTGGGACAAGTTCGTGTTCAGGCTCATGGAGAACTTGGCGGCTCCCTACTCCATCCTTTCGAGGGTCCTGCCTCAGGTGGTAGTCCTAGTGGTGATAGTCTACATCTCGAGCTCGGTCTACGTGTACTATCAGCACCTGGACTGGATATCCGCGGTGTACGCTGGAGTGAGCTTAGTGACCACCATAGGGCTCTATTCTCCCGACCTCAATTCAATGCCTGTGACCGAAAAGGTTGTGCTCATAGCTATCATGGCCACATCAGTTGCCACCTACGCCAGCGTTTTTACTGGGGTGGTGTCAGTCGTATCGAAGAGGTACCTCTGGGTTGACGCACGCGGGAGGTGGAGGGGTTCACACTTGAAGGGTCACGTGGTTATTGTAGGTAACTCGATGGAGATATTGGAGGCAGCTAGGAAACTCGACAGTTTGGGGGAGGAGTACGTTGTCCTCACCAACGACCAAGAGCTGGCATCGAGGTTGGGGAGGGACGACGTGATAATAGGGGATCCGACTCGAGACGAGGACCTGAGGGCCGCCGGAGTTCAGAGCGCTAAGAGCGCAGTAGTCATGATGACGGAGGACAACGAGAGCCTCTTAGTTACGCTCAGGATACAGAAGCTTAATCCACCCCTGAGGGTGGTTGTGGGAGTCAAGGAAGACACGATGAAGGACGTGTTCGAGACCGCAGGGGCCGACTTGGTCTTCTCGATTAGGCGCATGGCGGGGAGGATAATGGCCTCCGCAGCGGTCTCGGGAAATGTCGGAGGTTACATGCTCGACGCTTCAGGTCTAGGCGAGATGTCCATAGGTGTATTCTACGTAGAGAGGGGTTCCAAGATGGACGGCTCACCTCTGTCCAAGGTACCAGAAGGAGTCATCCCCATCCTCATCGTAAGGGACGGGAAGCTGAACCCCTACTTCACCAAGGAGACTGAGGTCAGGGCCGGGGACACCTTGGTCGTGCTCGGAGACCCTAAGAACTTCCCCAGGGTGAAGGAGGCCACGCGCGGGGGATAG